Proteins from a single region of Paraburkholderia sp. PGU19:
- a CDS encoding VTT domain-containing protein, with the protein MVDFNPSAISTWGAAVVFLNVLLTRLGIPVPAVPVLLLAGTAIANGHLSFWHVLTAALAAALIGDGIWFTAGRLLGRRLILALARLSAAVETRVRKARALFMRFGPAIVSVSKFIPGLAIITPPLMGTTRVGIVIFFSWDAVGILAWATFWLLGGAIFERQLSLLIHEVRAHGWTIIDVLTAIAASYLVFRFVQRWRLQRPLSLAAISQEQVDAMMRPDKPPIVLDARPEHMKRQTPQPIPGALPLDVHAPGTVDAALLARDVVVYCVCADDVTARTLSQQMRDKGFTQIRALRGGLDAWERRGYSVEPLTEQNKNMAQPMREKTRALPQERGITLRGIAPKGAVPS; encoded by the coding sequence TTGGTCGATTTCAATCCGTCGGCAATTTCTACATGGGGCGCAGCCGTTGTCTTCCTGAACGTGCTGCTCACGCGCCTCGGCATTCCCGTGCCTGCCGTCCCTGTACTGCTGCTCGCGGGCACGGCGATCGCTAACGGCCATCTGTCCTTCTGGCATGTGCTGACGGCCGCACTCGCCGCCGCGCTGATTGGCGACGGGATATGGTTTACCGCGGGCCGCCTGCTCGGACGGCGGCTGATCCTTGCGCTAGCGCGGCTGTCGGCCGCCGTCGAAACACGAGTGCGCAAGGCGCGTGCCCTCTTCATGCGCTTTGGACCTGCAATCGTCTCGGTCTCGAAGTTCATACCGGGACTTGCCATCATTACGCCGCCGCTGATGGGCACGACGCGCGTCGGCATCGTCATCTTCTTCTCGTGGGACGCCGTCGGTATCCTCGCGTGGGCAACCTTCTGGCTGCTCGGCGGCGCGATTTTCGAGCGGCAGCTGAGCCTGCTGATTCACGAAGTGCGGGCGCACGGCTGGACGATCATCGATGTGCTGACCGCCATCGCCGCGAGTTATCTGGTGTTCCGTTTCGTGCAGCGCTGGCGTCTGCAGCGGCCGCTGTCGCTTGCGGCAATCTCGCAGGAACAGGTCGACGCGATGATGCGTCCCGACAAGCCGCCCATCGTGCTCGACGCCCGCCCCGAGCACATGAAACGACAGACGCCGCAGCCCATTCCCGGCGCGCTGCCGCTCGACGTCCATGCGCCCGGCACGGTCGATGCCGCCTTGCTGGCGCGCGATGTCGTCGTCTATTGCGTCTGTGCCGACGATGTCACGGCAAGAACGCTGTCGCAGCAGATGCGCGACAAAGGCTTTACGCAAATTCGCGCGCTAAGAGGCGGGCTGGACGCGTGGGAACGGCGCGGCTACTCCGTCGAGCCTTTGACCGAACAGAATAAAAACATGGCGCAGCCCATGCGCGAGAAAACCCGTGCTCTGCCGCAGGAACGCGGCATTACCTTGCGCGGTATTGCACCAAAAGGCGCCGTCCCCAGTTAA
- a CDS encoding bifunctional DedA family/phosphatase PAP2 family protein, translated as MEHAYAQLLHLLAGHTAWTLVVVFLAAFLEAVAFIGTFVPGSTAMFIAGALVGTGTLNLGWLFASAIVGAVAGDGMSYWFGRRYKDRISRLWPFSTHPVLLESGQKYFDKHGAKSVVFARFAAPLRAIVPVVAGMLEMPPMRFYAMNVLSALLWAPAHILPGVVFGASIQLAGAVSFRLVAALAIVVAIVWLCFWVMRVVVSHARAWAGASRSGLVNWARDHEAPYGKLVYRIVDPERAAIGLLVGISVFVLVCAGIFFGVMQDVVSGDPLVQVDMSFYRFLQSAQAPWIGEALARASTLGSIPTLAALVVASTVMIAFEKRWRMLIYWLIAVIFSQVLIFAIQAIVPHAPPAAAPSDLYAFPSNHVAASVTVYGFLAFVVARRVGLVTGIAVTALASLIVITVAFAGLSSGRFAFSDAVGGAAFAAMWVAVVALTAVWRHPETPPSREYMPAVLLVVLCASVGLQLALGHQPDAAPQVRQRPPVVVTQAQWTDSLWKQFPCYRSDMKGDRREPITVQWTADRQQIIAQLRSRGWLEGTRFNARSLFSLVSPDVPVMDLPVLPKLNDGIPSALVFSRQRARTDERDVLRFWRTGYAVARRNGTAPTPIWLGSLVHERLLRPSWPFNVLRTDRQLDPLISPKSVNDEWRELELSSSMGCTDIPVTLIASTER; from the coding sequence ATGGAGCACGCGTACGCCCAGCTGCTGCACCTGCTTGCAGGCCACACTGCGTGGACGCTGGTCGTGGTGTTTCTTGCTGCGTTTCTCGAAGCCGTCGCGTTCATCGGCACCTTCGTGCCGGGCAGCACGGCCATGTTCATTGCAGGCGCGCTGGTCGGCACGGGTACGCTGAATCTCGGCTGGCTCTTTGCGAGCGCGATTGTGGGCGCCGTGGCGGGCGATGGCATGAGCTACTGGTTCGGCCGTCGTTATAAAGACAGGATCAGCAGGCTCTGGCCGTTCAGCACGCACCCGGTGCTGCTCGAAAGCGGCCAGAAGTATTTCGACAAGCATGGCGCGAAGAGCGTCGTGTTCGCGCGCTTTGCCGCACCGCTGCGCGCAATCGTCCCCGTGGTCGCGGGCATGCTCGAAATGCCGCCCATGCGCTTCTACGCAATGAACGTGCTGTCCGCGTTGCTGTGGGCGCCCGCGCATATCCTTCCCGGCGTTGTATTCGGCGCGTCGATCCAGCTGGCGGGCGCGGTGTCCTTCCGTCTCGTCGCGGCGCTGGCGATCGTCGTGGCAATCGTATGGCTGTGCTTCTGGGTGATGCGCGTAGTCGTCTCGCACGCGCGCGCATGGGCCGGTGCGTCGCGCAGCGGCCTCGTGAATTGGGCGCGCGATCACGAGGCGCCATATGGCAAGCTGGTCTATCGGATCGTCGATCCCGAGCGCGCGGCTATCGGCCTGCTGGTCGGCATTTCGGTTTTCGTGCTGGTGTGCGCGGGCATCTTCTTTGGTGTCATGCAGGACGTCGTGTCGGGCGATCCGCTCGTTCAGGTCGACATGTCGTTCTATCGCTTCCTGCAATCCGCGCAGGCGCCGTGGATCGGCGAAGCGCTCGCGCGCGCCTCGACGCTCGGCAGCATTCCGACTCTCGCCGCGCTGGTCGTTGCGTCGACCGTCATGATCGCCTTCGAGAAACGCTGGCGCATGCTTATCTATTGGCTCATCGCAGTGATCTTCTCGCAGGTGTTGATCTTCGCGATCCAGGCAATCGTGCCGCACGCGCCGCCCGCCGCCGCGCCATCCGATCTCTATGCGTTCCCCAGCAATCACGTCGCCGCGAGCGTCACGGTGTATGGCTTTCTCGCGTTCGTCGTGGCGCGCCGCGTCGGCCTGGTGACGGGTATCGCCGTCACTGCGCTCGCGAGCCTGATCGTGATCACCGTCGCATTCGCTGGCCTGTCTTCCGGGCGCTTCGCGTTCTCCGATGCCGTGGGCGGCGCAGCATTCGCTGCCATGTGGGTCGCTGTCGTCGCGTTGACGGCCGTATGGCGGCATCCGGAAACGCCGCCTTCGCGCGAATACATGCCCGCCGTTCTGCTGGTCGTGCTGTGCGCGAGCGTCGGCCTGCAGCTCGCCTTGGGACATCAGCCGGACGCGGCGCCGCAGGTGCGCCAGCGGCCACCCGTGGTCGTCACGCAGGCGCAATGGACGGATTCGCTGTGGAAGCAGTTTCCCTGCTATCGCTCCGACATGAAGGGCGACCGGCGCGAGCCGATCACTGTGCAATGGACGGCTGACCGGCAGCAGATCATCGCGCAATTGCGCAGCAGAGGTTGGCTCGAAGGCACGCGTTTCAATGCGCGCAGCCTGTTCTCGCTCGTCTCGCCCGACGTGCCCGTGATGGATCTTCCCGTGCTGCCCAAGCTCAATGACGGCATACCGTCGGCCCTCGTTTTCAGCCGTCAGCGCGCGCGCACCGACGAACGCGACGTACTGCGTTTCTGGCGCACGGGCTATGCCGTCGCGCGTCGCAACGGCACGGCACCCACGCCGATCTGGCTCGGCTCGCTCGTGCATGAGCGTCTGCTGCGCCCTTCGTGGCCCTTCAATGTGCTGCGCACCGACAGACAACTCGATCCGCTCATTTCCCCAAAGTCGGTCAACGACGAATGGCGAGAACTCGAACTGTCGAGCAGCATGGGATGCACCGACATTCCCGTCACGCTGATCGCATCCACTGAACGCTAA